A DNA window from Fragaria vesca subsp. vesca linkage group LG3, FraVesHawaii_1.0, whole genome shotgun sequence contains the following coding sequences:
- the LOC101307571 gene encoding DNA repair protein RAD51 homolog 2-like, producing MANMLINQMGLPKSIANVFAARNITTAKEALSLTEFELMELLDVSMAQVTSAIARISEITCPPYQTVLSLMEQRVQTEHMGGHLSTQLKGLDQALCGGIPFGVLTELVGPAGIGKTQFCLKLALLASLPVACGGLNGHVIYIDVESKFSSTRMIEIGAKSFPEIFHTKGLAQEIGGRIHVLRPTSLSEFTESLQQIKISLLQNQVKLLIIDSMAALAAGEHVHGATRQHLLGWHISFIKSLAEFSRIPVVVTNQVRSQSHDEICQYSFQAHSREKTVDDCTGHDSHLVAALGIHWAHAVTIRLVLDAKFGKRFIKLAKSPISPSLAFPFNITSSGISLLTDDGIELSGPEINTIHCQGHSGIINFDAERF from the exons ATGGCGAACATGCTCATCAACCAGATGGGCCTTCCCAAATCCATCGCCAACGTCTTCGCCGCTCGGAACATCACCACCGCCAAG GAAGCTTTGTCTTTGACCGAATTCGAATTGATGGAACTGCTAGATGTGAGTATGGCGCAGGTTACGTCTGCGATAGCCCGCATCAGTGAAATTACATGTCCACCTTATCAAACT GTGCTCTCTCTAATGGAGCAAAGGGTCCAGACGGAGCACATGGGTGGTCACCTCTCGACGCAGCTCAAAGGGCTAGACCAGGCCTTATGTGGTGGTATCCCATTTGGGGTTTTGACTGAGCTCGTTGGGCCTGCTGGAATTGGCAAAACACAG TTTTGCCTGAAGCTTGCGTTGTTGGCTTCATTGCCGGTGGCTTGTGGAGGTTTAAATGGTCATGTGATATATATCGATGTAGAATCCAAGTTTAGTTCAACAAG GATGATAGAGATTGGAGCAAAGAGTTTCCCAGAAATATTTCACACGAAAGGACTGGCGCAAGAG ATTGGTGGTAGGATCCATGTTTTGCGGCCAACATCACTCTCTGAATTCACTGAGAG TTTGCAACAAATCAAGATCTCACTCCTTCAAAACCAAGTGAAGTTGCTAATCATTGATAGCATGGCTGCTCTTGCTGCAGG GGAACATGTGCATGGAGCTACTCGGCAACATTTATTGGGTTGGCATATCTCCTTCATTAA GTCACTTGCTGAATTTTCACGAATACCTGTTGTTGTTACAAACCAAGTGAGATCTCAAAGTCATGATGAAATCTGCCAGTATTCTTTTCAAG CACATAGCAGGGAAAAGACTGTGGATGATTGTACAGGACATGATTCTCATCTTGTTGCTGCTTTGGGAATTCACTGGGCTCATGCTGTCACAATACGCCTTGTGCTTGATGCTAAATTTG GGAAAAGGTTCATCAAGCTGGCAAAGTCTCCAATATCACCATCTCTTGCCTTCCCTTTCAACATAACATCATCTGGAATTTCATTGCTGACTGATGATGGAATAGAATTATCCGGACCAGAGATAAACACGATTCATTGTCAAG GTCACAGTGGCATAATTAATTTCGATGCAGAAAGATTTTAG
- the LOC101307869 gene encoding expansin-A22-like, whose translation MAMLKYLLAAASLFISLFVQGMRGDNMTTWFTGATASFYGDMRGRGTNKGACGYGDLKKQGYGLETTALSTALFNDGLACGACYALICVDDPKGCLPNAGAVLVTATNFCPSNYTKPSGGTNNWCNPPSKHFRLSLPAFTKITDENTPMVPVIYRRVPCGKAGGVKFQIVKGGSSVMRVLLYNVAGAGNVSDVKIKGSTSSGWLHMT comes from the exons ATGGCTATGTTGAAGTATTTGCTTGCAGCAGCGTCGCTGTTCATCTCTCTTTTCGTTCAGGGCATGCGCGGTGATAACATGACTACTTGGTTTACTGGTGCAACTGCGTCGTTCTACGGCGACATGCGTGGCAGAGGAACCAATA AGGGTGCCTGTGGATACGGTGATCTGAAAAAACAAGGCTATGGCTTGGAGACGACGGCTCTCAGCACAGCACTCTTTAACGACGGCCTTGCTTGTGGCGCTTGTTACGCCCTCATATGTGTCGATGATCCAAAAGGGTGCTTACCTAATGCTGGTGCTGTCTTAGTTACAGCAACCAATTTTTGCCCATCAAATTATACCAAGCCTTCAGGGGGCACCAACAACTGGTGCAACCCACCATCGAAACACTTCAGGTTGTCCCTGCCTGCGTTCACAAAAATCACAGATGAAAATACTCCTATGGTACCAGTTATATATCGCAGAGTCCCGTGTGGTAAAGCTGGAGGGGTTAAGTTCCAAATAGTGAAGGGGGGCTCTAGTGTGATGCGTGTGTTATTGTACAATGTGGCCGGAGCTGGTAATGTTTCTGATGTCAAAATTAAGGGTTCTACCAGTTCTGGTTGGCTTCATATGACATGA